Genomic DNA from Acidimicrobiia bacterium:
CTACCGAGGTGAGATCGAGAGTGGGTGACTCCCCGAACGTGCGGATCCCCCGCTCCACGAGAACGACCTGATCATTGCCTTCGGCCAGTACGTATTCGGCCGCCCACAGCCATTCGTCAATGGTCGCCGAACTGGCTCGCTTGAGCAGTACCGGCACCTTCGACTGGCCAACAATCCGGAGCAGTTCGAAGTTCTGCATATTGGACGAGCCGATCTCGATCATGTCGACCAGGTGCGACCAATCTTCGACATGCTGCGGTTCGTTCACCTGCGTGATGACCGGTAACCCGGATCGGCGGCCGGCCTCAACCAGCCAGGCGACCCCTTCCGACCCGCGACCTCCAAACGCATAGGCTGACGCTCCCGTTGGGACCACGGCGGCGCGCAGCGCACTTGCCCCCGCCTGAGATACGGCTTCGGCCACGGCATTGATCTGAGCCTGCGATTCCACCGCACATGGTCCGGCGATTACCGGAAAGTGATCTGAACCGAACATGACGGGACCCACCGCGACCACGGTGTTTTCCTCAGATATGCGGTCGATTTTGCGTCCCATACAGGGTCCTTACACAAATGAACCCGGAGCGTCGTGGACTCCGGGCCGATGATTCATCTCGTTTCGATCAACTACCGGATCCCCATAAAGATCGCACAGACCGGAATGAAACAGGGAATTTGTTCATGGTGAGACGCTACACCACCGGTGCGTCGTCATGCAATGGGTGGCCGGCCGCCGCCGCCAGGACAACATCGTTCTCTGGAGAAACAAACGGCTGTCGCCGTGCCTGAAACCGAATGAGCCAGACCCCCAGGACGACCATGACCAGGGCGGACCACTGTGACCAGGTGAACGGGCCGAGTACGGCATCGGCCGCCCGGGATGCGTCAAGGCCCTGTTCAACGGGAACCTGGCGGGTGAAATCGATGAGGAATCTCTGGGCTCCGTACCAAATCACCCACAGCGAAAACATTTGACCGTAATGGCGACGCTTCCAAACCCGGTTGAC
This window encodes:
- the aroF gene encoding 3-deoxy-7-phosphoheptulonate synthase translates to MGRKIDRISEENTVVAVGPVMFGSDHFPVIAGPCAVESQAQINAVAEAVSQAGASALRAAVVPTGASAYAFGGRGSEGVAWLVEAGRRSGLPVITQVNEPQHVEDWSHLVDMIEIGSSNMQNFELLRIVGQSKVPVLLKRASSATIDEWLWAAEYVLAEGNDQVVLVERGIRTFGESPTLDLTSVAIVKERSHLPVLALPSHAVASRTLVGKLTLAAHGVGADGVIVEVHPDPDSALANPENQIGFVEFAELMHELGVTRLRTGIDAIDYELVDLLARRQRLALKIGQAKAERGAPVRSPDREAELIERVRTQAAELGYAEDIVEEIYGLILEASRRAQEQLREQT